One stretch of bacterium DNA includes these proteins:
- the pilM gene encoding type IV pilus assembly protein PilM has protein sequence MGLFGSRSSIGLDLGSHTLKAVEVVPAGGGSFKVTRLGVAPTPVGAITDGVAASADALGPAIKSLLSTAGIRGNRVVTALGGEAVIVRELKLPEMPDAELEQAVAYEAERYLPYGVRDVSRDFQVLGKAPEEGQLEILLVAARKEVVNRQLAALQTTGLSAGILDVAPFSMLRAVGHRNGHVPGTVVYVDLGAESSDIIIMEGERLRLARNISTGGNAVTKAIAEALSLELPAAQALKEDRAQLLLEGQQPEDPTIVHLHDAILPVINSIFTEVRRSLDYYQTRSRGQAVTKVVLTGGTAKLRNLAPFLSEELGLPVEVGNPFATFRTEAAFPQEYLNDIAPMMAVAVGLALRGE, from the coding sequence ATGGGCTTGTTCGGGAGCCGGTCTTCGATCGGGTTAGACCTCGGGAGTCATACGCTCAAAGCCGTCGAGGTGGTTCCAGCCGGCGGGGGCTCGTTCAAGGTCACCCGCCTGGGGGTGGCCCCGACGCCGGTCGGGGCGATCACCGACGGCGTGGCAGCAAGCGCCGACGCACTCGGCCCCGCGATCAAGAGCCTGCTGTCCACCGCGGGGATCCGCGGCAACCGCGTGGTGACGGCACTCGGGGGCGAGGCCGTCATCGTCCGCGAACTGAAACTGCCTGAAATGCCCGACGCGGAACTCGAACAGGCGGTCGCGTATGAAGCCGAACGCTACCTCCCCTATGGGGTTCGGGATGTCAGCCGGGATTTTCAGGTTCTGGGTAAGGCGCCCGAGGAAGGGCAGTTGGAAATCCTGCTCGTGGCCGCCCGCAAGGAGGTCGTCAACCGTCAACTCGCCGCCCTGCAGACGACCGGTCTGTCCGCCGGGATCCTCGATGTTGCGCCGTTCTCGATGCTTCGTGCGGTCGGCCATCGGAATGGCCATGTGCCCGGGACTGTCGTGTACGTGGATCTTGGCGCGGAGAGTTCCGACATCATCATTATGGAAGGGGAGCGGCTGCGCCTGGCCCGGAACATCTCCACGGGGGGCAACGCAGTCACCAAGGCGATCGCCGAAGCCTTGAGCCTCGAGCTCCCCGCCGCCCAAGCGCTCAAGGAGGACCGGGCGCAGCTGCTGCTCGAAGGGCAGCAGCCCGAGGATCCCACGATCGTCCATCTCCACGACGCCATCCTGCCGGTGATCAACAGCATCTTCACCGAGGTTCGCCGGTCCCTTGACTACTACCAGACGCGGTCGCGGGGGCAGGCCGTCACCAAGGTCGTGCTCACCGGCGGCACCGCCAAGTTGCGCAATCTGGCCCCGTTCCTGAGCGAGGAACTCGGCCTCCCCGTGGAGGTCGGCAACCCGTTCGCCACGTTTAGGACGGAGGCGGCGTTCCCACAAGAATATCTGAACGACATTGCTCCGATGATGGCGGTCGCAGTCGGTCTTGCGCTGAGGGGGGAATAA
- a CDS encoding PilN domain-containing protein, which yields MITINLLAPGKRRPAGPTPGTVVAIGGVVALVVILAAFSLYLGSRVSRLHSDLNTVNKQLDALRPVALEVQRLDSLVRNLEDRQARLKTLLAMQLPASSSLEAIKAVIPSDVWLVNVTTQGGGHNVLFDGYTFTYKSVARFMVALRDTDRFRNVDLTSTSKDRVGEREVVKFQITGELITGPSRAEHTTPRDPLARTASSVTGGSR from the coding sequence ATGATAACGATCAACCTCCTAGCCCCAGGGAAACGCCGCCCGGCGGGCCCTACGCCGGGAACCGTTGTGGCGATCGGAGGGGTTGTGGCGCTGGTCGTGATCCTGGCCGCGTTCTCCCTGTACTTGGGCAGCCGGGTGTCGCGGCTGCACTCTGATCTGAACACTGTCAACAAGCAGCTCGACGCCCTCCGCCCGGTCGCGCTGGAGGTCCAGCGGCTCGACTCGTTGGTCAGGAATCTCGAGGATCGCCAAGCGCGGCTCAAGACGCTGCTGGCGATGCAGCTGCCGGCCTCTTCGTCCTTGGAGGCGATCAAAGCCGTCATCCCGAGCGATGTCTGGTTGGTCAACGTCACCACCCAGGGGGGAGGACATAACGTCCTCTTCGACGGCTATACCTTCACGTACAAGTCGGTGGCGCGCTTCATGGTTGCGCTGAGAGACACAGATCGTTTCCGGAACGTGGATCTCACCTCGACCTCGAAGGACAGAGTCGGCGAGCGTGAGGTGGTGAAGTTTCAGATCACCGGAGAATTGATCACCGGACCGTCCAGGGCCGAACACACCACGCCGCGCGACCCCCTGGCCCGGACCGCCTCCTCTGTCACGGGAGGATCCCGATGA
- the pilO gene encoding type 4a pilus biogenesis protein PilO, which yields MRPLVPREKLLLLIVALLVVGVGFYYLIYSPKMKEINVVSLQLKTKQAELTRLQAEAAKKDQLERRLQDLQHQVAETEAKLPSSKEIPTLLVQLEGLAAQVGANLTLIRPGPTQGQAQGQSGQPPRPGVTASPAPGLGLQQFNLELNAEGTFDKVQSFVRGIENFPRYIAMSDLKITPLPPKQGESAERPRLAIGLSAVTYFVPESGGGR from the coding sequence ATGAGACCGCTGGTCCCGCGCGAGAAGTTGCTGTTGTTGATTGTGGCCCTCCTGGTCGTAGGGGTGGGGTTCTACTACCTCATCTACTCACCCAAGATGAAAGAAATCAACGTCGTCTCGCTGCAGCTGAAGACCAAGCAGGCGGAGCTCACCCGCCTTCAGGCGGAGGCCGCGAAGAAGGACCAGCTCGAGCGCCGGCTGCAGGACCTACAGCACCAGGTGGCGGAGACCGAGGCAAAGTTGCCATCGAGCAAGGAGATCCCGACATTGCTGGTCCAACTCGAGGGACTGGCGGCGCAGGTCGGCGCGAACCTGACCCTGATCCGTCCGGGCCCGACGCAGGGCCAGGCCCAGGGACAGAGCGGACAGCCTCCTCGACCCGGGGTCACGGCATCTCCCGCGCCTGGATTGGGCCTGCAACAGTTCAACCTGGAACTCAACGCCGAGGGCACCTTTGACAAGGTTCAAAGTTTCGTCCGTGGGATCGAAAACTTTCCGCGATATATTGCGATGTCCGACCTCAAGATTACGCCGCTCCCTCCCAAACAAGGCGAGAGCGCAGAGCGGCCCAGACTGGCCATCGGGCTCTCCGCGGTGACCTATTTCGTGCCCGAAAGCGGTGGAGGACGATGA
- a CDS encoding AMIN domain-containing protein: MTIPLRGAVRSVSIGLMLVLTLALWPALQAQAASLKVTGVTLKEAPSELQVSIVATGPVRYQTRDIQPSWIVVDIQGARLGMPAGALPLVKGLIRKVRVGQYTDDVVRVVVELSQPTKFRLTPAPDNTAILVGITRDAAAQPVAGKAPAAPPAVAMPVLPPARAEMAQLPLPPATPAPGAPRPVQAPGPSAAGTISSQGLINLELRNAQIVDVIAALAKLANVNVVTDSSVKGTITVRLINVTFEDALRLVLEPNGLAYATVGPNIIVATREKLARPVLRQYQVANMQAGAFAAQYLPLVGLKKEQIVIDDGTNSLLVVGSVEDQAKIADLLARVDSPAERSVTRVIKINYIDAATFVDLLGARLPDTSKAAKVDKVSNSIVLTASAGQMQIIDALLQQVDTALPQVMVEAMVVEVPTSVTKNLGVAWQVSTPFTFTSTGGAFVVPFAPAVGITAPAVLATLNTLIQENKSKLLANPRLAVRDGETARMNIGDKIPFQVINAQGVPSVVIIEAGVKLEITPRINADNFVSVKMHPEVSSIKTAPAPNVPPTIATREADSSLTVKDGTPIVLAGLIQKNDIQTTVKVPLLGDIPIIGWLFKSVSNDKSENEVIFVITPHILQKQGS; the protein is encoded by the coding sequence ATGACCATCCCGCTGCGGGGTGCTGTACGATCCGTCTCGATCGGACTCATGCTCGTCCTCACGCTCGCGCTTTGGCCGGCCTTGCAGGCCCAGGCGGCGTCGTTGAAGGTGACGGGGGTGACCCTCAAGGAGGCCCCGAGCGAACTCCAGGTTTCTATCGTGGCGACGGGACCCGTGCGCTACCAGACCCGCGACATCCAGCCAAGCTGGATCGTCGTGGATATCCAGGGCGCGCGGCTCGGCATGCCCGCGGGGGCGTTGCCCCTGGTGAAGGGGCTCATCAGGAAAGTGCGCGTGGGCCAGTATACGGATGATGTCGTGCGGGTGGTCGTGGAGCTGAGCCAGCCCACCAAGTTTCGTCTGACCCCGGCGCCCGACAACACCGCGATCCTGGTGGGGATCACCCGTGATGCTGCGGCGCAGCCCGTTGCCGGCAAGGCGCCCGCAGCCCCGCCGGCCGTTGCGATGCCGGTGCTGCCTCCTGCTCGGGCGGAGATGGCGCAGTTGCCCCTGCCGCCGGCGACTCCGGCTCCGGGCGCTCCCAGGCCGGTGCAGGCCCCGGGGCCGTCGGCCGCCGGGACCATCTCAAGCCAGGGATTGATCAACCTGGAGCTTCGCAACGCGCAGATCGTGGACGTCATCGCCGCCCTCGCGAAGCTGGCCAACGTGAACGTCGTCACGGACTCCAGCGTGAAGGGCACGATCACCGTCCGGTTGATCAACGTGACCTTTGAGGACGCCCTCCGGTTGGTGCTGGAACCGAACGGTCTCGCCTACGCGACCGTCGGACCAAACATCATCGTCGCCACGAGGGAAAAGCTGGCGCGGCCCGTGCTCCGGCAGTACCAGGTGGCGAATATGCAGGCGGGCGCGTTTGCGGCCCAGTATCTCCCGCTCGTCGGGCTCAAGAAGGAGCAGATCGTCATCGACGACGGGACCAACTCGCTCCTCGTCGTGGGCTCGGTCGAGGATCAGGCCAAGATCGCGGATCTCCTGGCCCGGGTGGACAGTCCGGCCGAGCGGTCGGTGACCCGGGTGATCAAGATAAACTACATTGACGCCGCCACGTTCGTCGATCTCTTGGGGGCGCGGTTGCCGGACACGTCCAAAGCCGCGAAGGTCGACAAGGTCAGCAACTCGATCGTGCTCACGGCATCGGCCGGCCAAATGCAGATCATCGACGCCCTGCTGCAGCAGGTGGACACGGCGCTGCCGCAGGTCATGGTCGAGGCGATGGTCGTCGAAGTCCCCACCTCGGTGACGAAGAACCTCGGGGTAGCGTGGCAGGTGTCCACGCCGTTCACGTTCACCTCCACCGGCGGAGCGTTCGTGGTGCCTTTCGCGCCGGCGGTGGGCATCACGGCACCGGCGGTGCTGGCGACCCTCAACACGTTGATTCAAGAGAACAAATCCAAGCTGCTGGCCAACCCCCGCCTTGCCGTTCGGGACGGCGAGACGGCGAGGATGAACATCGGCGACAAGATCCCCTTCCAGGTCATCAACGCGCAGGGCGTGCCCTCCGTGGTGATCATCGAAGCCGGCGTGAAGCTGGAGATTACCCCGCGGATCAACGCGGACAACTTCGTGAGCGTCAAGATGCACCCGGAGGTGAGCAGCATCAAGACCGCCCCCGCGCCCAACGTGCCGCCCACAATCGCGACGCGCGAGGCGGACTCGTCGTTGACGGTCAAAGACGGGACGCCGATCGTGCTGGCGGGGCTCATCCAGAAGAACGACATCCAGACCACGGTGAAGGTGCCGCTCCTCGGGGATATCCCGATCATCGGGTGGCTCTTCAAGAGCGTGTCCAACGACAAGTCCGAAAACGAGGTGATCTTCGTGATCACCCCGCATATTCTCCAGAAGCAGGGGTCGTGA